A genomic region of Magnetofaba australis IT-1 contains the following coding sequences:
- the argH gene encoding argininosuccinate lyase has product MTQSHDQADNKLWGGRFTQPIDSFVESFSASIQYDSRLYVHDIAASKVHCRMLGRQNIIPQAEAEQIIAGLDQVKGELDRGELPFQTRLEDIHMHVENRLKELIGPVAGKLHTARSRNDQVATDIRLYLREEVDAIREQIRVLKKNLLALAEAHVETIMPGFTHMQSAQPVTFGHHLMAYFEMLNRDRQRFTDLRSRLNRLPLGSAALAGTTFPVDRHWVAGELGFEGVCENSLDAVSDRDFAVEILAAAALTMTHLSRFSEELILWSSPAYAFIKLPDAFCTGSSIMPQKKNPDVPELVRGKTGRVYGALFTLMTLMKGLPLAYNRDMQEDKEPVFDAVDTLRSCLRVFADMVPGIEPQQKRMREAAGAGYATATDLADYLVRRNIPFREAHAIVGRIVRMAEVQGVDLDQLTLEQMQQVDSRIEADVAGVLTVEASVNARVAVGGAAFDTVRAAIAKAKDQLAAYG; this is encoded by the coding sequence ATGACGCAATCTCACGATCAGGCGGATAATAAACTCTGGGGCGGCCGCTTCACCCAGCCCATCGATAGCTTTGTGGAGTCCTTCAGCGCCTCCATTCAGTACGATTCGCGCCTCTATGTGCACGATATCGCCGCCTCCAAAGTCCACTGCCGCATGCTGGGCCGTCAGAACATCATCCCCCAGGCCGAGGCCGAGCAGATCATTGCCGGTCTGGATCAGGTCAAAGGCGAGCTGGATCGCGGCGAACTGCCGTTCCAAACCCGTCTGGAAGATATCCACATGCATGTGGAGAATCGGCTCAAGGAGCTGATCGGTCCGGTGGCGGGCAAACTGCATACCGCCCGTTCGCGTAATGATCAGGTGGCCACCGATATTCGCCTCTATCTGCGCGAAGAGGTGGACGCCATCCGCGAACAGATCCGCGTGCTCAAGAAGAATCTGCTGGCTCTGGCCGAAGCGCATGTGGAGACCATCATGCCCGGCTTCACCCACATGCAGAGCGCGCAGCCGGTTACCTTCGGCCACCATCTGATGGCCTACTTTGAGATGCTCAATCGCGATCGTCAGCGCTTTACCGATCTGCGCAGCCGCTTGAACCGTCTGCCCCTGGGCAGCGCGGCGCTGGCGGGCACCACCTTCCCGGTGGATCGCCATTGGGTGGCGGGGGAGCTGGGTTTTGAAGGGGTGTGCGAAAACTCCCTGGATGCGGTGAGCGATCGCGATTTCGCGGTGGAGATTCTGGCGGCGGCGGCGCTGACCATGACCCATCTGTCGCGCTTCTCTGAAGAGCTGATTCTGTGGAGCAGCCCGGCTTACGCCTTTATCAAACTGCCCGACGCCTTCTGCACCGGCTCCAGCATCATGCCGCAGAAGAAGAACCCCGATGTGCCGGAGTTGGTGCGCGGCAAGACCGGGCGGGTGTATGGCGCGCTGTTCACGCTAATGACGCTGATGAAGGGGCTGCCGTTGGCGTATAATCGCGACATGCAGGAGGACAAGGAGCCGGTGTTTGATGCGGTGGATACCCTGCGCTCCTGTCTGCGCGTGTTCGCCGATATGGTTCCGGGCATCGAGCCGCAGCAGAAGCGTATGCGCGAAGCCGCCGGGGCGGGTTACGCCACCGCCACCGATCTGGCGGACTATCTGGTGCGGCGCAACATCCCCTTCCGCGAAGCCCACGCTATTGTGGGGCGTATTGTGCGCATGGCGGAGGTTCAGGGGGTGGATCTGGACCAGTTGACGCTGGAGCAGATGCAGCAGGTGGATAGTCGCATTGAAGCTGACGTGGCGGGGGTGCTGACGGTGGAAGCGTCGGTAAACGCGCGCGTTGCGGTGGGCGGCGCGGCGTTTGATACGGTGCGTGCGGCGATTGCCAAAGCCAAGGATCAACTCGCCGCATATGGTTGA
- a CDS encoding argininosuccinate synthase, which translates to MGDGVNKVVLAYSGGLDTSIILKWLQDVYACEVVAFCADLGQGEELEPARAKAEQMGVKEIYIEDLKEEFVRDYVFPMYRANALYEGVYHLGTSIARPLIAKRQIEIANDTGAEAVSHGATGKGNDQVRFEMGYYALRPDIRVIAPWREWDLTSRNKLLAYAEQHGIPVPMDKRGEAPYSMDRNLLHISFEGKALEDPWNEPDEEMYMLSVSPENAPDKPTYVEITFEKGDPVAIDGEKLSPANLLARLNALGGANGVGRLDMVENRYVGMKSRGCYETPGGTILGVAHRAMESLTLDREVAHLKDDLMPRYAKLVYNGYWFAPERVMLQQMIDASQAFVSGVVRVKLYKGNVIVVGRKSDYTLVDERIATFEDDAGAYNQADAGGFIRLNALRMRIASMLRNGPTG; encoded by the coding sequence ATGGGTGACGGCGTCAACAAAGTCGTGCTCGCCTACTCGGGCGGGTTGGATACCTCCATTATTCTCAAGTGGTTGCAGGACGTCTATGCGTGCGAAGTGGTGGCCTTCTGCGCCGATCTCGGTCAGGGTGAAGAGCTGGAGCCCGCCCGCGCCAAAGCCGAGCAGATGGGCGTCAAAGAGATCTATATCGAAGATCTCAAAGAGGAGTTTGTGCGCGACTACGTGTTCCCCATGTATCGCGCCAACGCGCTGTATGAGGGCGTCTATCACCTGGGCACCTCCATCGCGCGTCCGCTCATCGCCAAGCGTCAGATTGAGATCGCCAACGACACCGGCGCCGAAGCCGTCTCTCACGGCGCCACCGGCAAGGGCAACGACCAGGTCCGCTTTGAGATGGGCTACTATGCGTTGCGTCCTGATATCCGCGTGATCGCCCCGTGGCGCGAATGGGATCTGACCAGCCGTAACAAGCTGCTGGCCTACGCCGAACAGCACGGCATTCCGGTGCCCATGGACAAGCGCGGCGAAGCGCCCTACTCCATGGATCGCAACTTGCTGCACATCTCCTTTGAAGGCAAGGCCCTGGAAGATCCCTGGAACGAGCCCGACGAAGAGATGTACATGCTCAGCGTCTCCCCCGAGAATGCGCCGGACAAACCCACCTATGTGGAGATCACCTTTGAAAAAGGCGATCCGGTGGCCATCGATGGCGAGAAGCTCAGTCCGGCCAATCTGCTGGCGCGTCTGAACGCCCTGGGCGGCGCCAATGGCGTGGGACGTCTGGACATGGTGGAGAACCGTTATGTGGGGATGAAATCCCGCGGCTGCTACGAAACCCCGGGCGGAACCATCCTCGGCGTGGCCCACCGCGCCATGGAGTCCCTCACCCTGGATCGTGAAGTGGCGCATTTGAAAGATGATCTGATGCCCCGCTACGCCAAATTGGTGTACAACGGATATTGGTTCGCGCCCGAGCGCGTCATGCTGCAGCAGATGATCGACGCTTCGCAGGCGTTCGTCAGCGGCGTAGTGCGGGTGAAGCTCTACAAGGGCAACGTCATCGTGGTGGGTCGCAAGTCCGACTACACCCTGGTGGATGAGCGCATCGCCACCTTCGAGGATGACGCCGGCGCCTACAACCAGGCCGACGCGGGCGGGTTCATTCGTTTGAACGCCCTGCGCATGCGCATCGCTTCCATGCTGCGCAATGGGCCCACTGGTTAA
- the argF gene encoding ornithine carbamoyltransferase: MNETVKKSKRDLLSLNDLSTSEFSMLLERSARLKTELKSGGNAPSLSGRSLGMIFEKASTRTRVSFEVGMFQLGGQALFLSPRDIQLGRGEEMSDSARVLSRFVDAIMVRTFAHQKVETMAHYADAPVINGLTDLLHPCQVLADIFTFEEKRGSLQGKKVAWVGDGNNMANTWIQAAVRYGFHLVIATPSNYKPDEMILTQARQELSTSSADASVTLVRDPREAADQADLVTTDVWTSMGQEEEQRARIEAFQGYQVDGGLMAAAHSDALFMHCLPAHRGEEVTAAVLEGPQSVVWDEAENRLHIQKAILEWLILGE, encoded by the coding sequence ATGAATGAGACCGTCAAAAAAAGCAAACGCGATCTGTTGTCGCTCAACGATCTGTCCACCAGCGAATTCTCCATGCTGCTTGAACGATCGGCGCGTTTGAAGACGGAGTTGAAATCTGGCGGCAATGCGCCCTCCCTGAGTGGCCGCTCGCTGGGGATGATCTTCGAGAAAGCCTCCACCCGCACGCGGGTGTCGTTCGAAGTGGGCATGTTCCAACTGGGCGGTCAGGCGCTGTTCCTCTCCCCGCGGGATATCCAATTGGGTCGCGGCGAGGAGATGTCCGATAGCGCGCGGGTGCTGTCGCGGTTTGTCGACGCCATTATGGTGCGCACCTTCGCGCACCAAAAAGTGGAAACCATGGCCCACTACGCCGACGCGCCGGTTATCAACGGGTTGACCGACCTGTTGCATCCATGTCAGGTGTTGGCGGACATCTTCACCTTTGAAGAGAAGCGCGGTTCGTTGCAGGGTAAGAAGGTGGCTTGGGTCGGTGACGGCAACAATATGGCCAACACCTGGATTCAAGCGGCGGTGCGTTACGGTTTCCACTTGGTGATCGCGACGCCTTCCAACTACAAGCCCGATGAGATGATTCTGACGCAGGCCCGTCAGGAGCTCTCCACCTCCAGCGCCGACGCTTCGGTGACGCTGGTGCGCGACCCCCGTGAAGCGGCGGATCAAGCCGATCTGGTCACCACCGACGTGTGGACCTCCATGGGCCAGGAGGAGGAGCAGCGCGCGCGCATCGAGGCGTTCCAGGGCTATCAGGTGGATGGCGGCTTGATGGCCGCTGCTCATAGCGATGCGCTGTTTATGCACTGTCTACCCGCCCATCGCGGCGAAGAGGTGACCGCTGCGGTGTTGGAAGGCCCGCAGTCGGTGGTGTGGGATGAAGCGGAGAATCGCCTGCATATTCAAAAGGCGATTTTGGAGTGGTTGATTCTGGGCGAGTGA
- a CDS encoding aspartate aminotransferase family protein: MVDKTTHVMSTYGRYPVAFERGEGCRLWDTQDKEYLDFLSGIGVNNLGHCHPRVVEAIRHQAGVLTHTSNLYRIPLQEKLAEKLTATCFADRAFFSNSGAEANEAAIKLARKYMKDSGQPGRYEIITATDSFHGRTLATLTATGQEKVQFGFEPLMPGFRYVPYNDLEAAERAISGYTAAIMVEPIQGESGVRVPDENYLSGLRKLCDDKGILLILDEVQTGMGRTGAMWSHQRSGVEPDIMTSSKALAAGVPMGACLAREEVASAFSPGTHGSTFGGNPLSSAAALAVLEVMGEADFLPTVRARGQYLYQALCNLSDNQSLIKEVRGAGLMAAVELNCPAEEVVSICMSRGLLINVCMGTTLRLLPPLVVSEAEIDQAVATIGEVMNDLF; this comes from the coding sequence ATGGTTGATAAAACCACACACGTGATGAGCACCTATGGTCGGTATCCGGTCGCGTTTGAGCGCGGCGAAGGGTGTCGTCTGTGGGATACGCAGGACAAAGAGTATCTGGATTTTCTCTCCGGCATCGGGGTGAACAATCTGGGCCATTGCCATCCGCGCGTGGTGGAGGCGATTCGCCATCAGGCGGGCGTGCTGACCCATACCTCCAATCTGTATCGCATTCCGTTGCAAGAGAAGTTGGCGGAGAAGTTGACCGCCACCTGCTTTGCCGACCGCGCCTTTTTCAGCAACAGCGGCGCCGAGGCCAATGAAGCGGCCATTAAACTGGCGCGTAAGTACATGAAGGACTCCGGCCAGCCGGGCCGGTATGAGATCATCACCGCCACCGATTCGTTCCATGGCCGCACCTTGGCGACATTGACCGCCACCGGTCAGGAGAAGGTGCAGTTCGGTTTTGAACCGCTCATGCCCGGCTTCCGCTATGTGCCTTATAACGATCTGGAGGCCGCCGAACGCGCCATCAGCGGTTACACCGCCGCCATTATGGTGGAGCCGATTCAGGGTGAATCCGGCGTGCGCGTGCCCGATGAGAACTATCTGAGCGGTCTGCGCAAGCTGTGCGACGACAAAGGCATTCTGCTGATCCTCGATGAGGTGCAGACCGGCATGGGCCGCACCGGCGCCATGTGGAGCCATCAGCGCAGCGGCGTGGAGCCGGACATCATGACCAGCTCCAAGGCGCTGGCCGCCGGCGTGCCCATGGGCGCCTGTCTGGCGCGCGAAGAGGTGGCCTCGGCGTTCTCTCCCGGAACCCATGGCTCCACCTTTGGCGGTAATCCGCTCTCTTCGGCCGCGGCGTTGGCGGTGCTGGAGGTGATGGGCGAAGCCGATTTCCTGCCCACGGTGCGGGCGCGGGGTCAGTATCTGTATCAGGCGCTGTGCAATCTGTCGGATAACCAGTCCTTGATCAAAGAGGTGCGCGGCGCCGGGCTGATGGCCGCCGTGGAGCTCAACTGTCCGGCTGAAGAGGTGGTCTCCATCTGCATGTCGCGCGGGTTGTTGATCAATGTCTGTATGGGCACCACGCTGCGTTTGTTGCCGCCGTTGGTCGTCTCCGAAGCGGAGATTGATCAAGCTGTCGCCACCATTGGCGAGGTGATGAACGATCTGTTTTGA
- the hemG gene encoding protoporphyrinogen oxidase, with amino-acid sequence MSVSSASVAIIGGGVSGLATAWFLHQAGCDVQLFESRTEAGGSILTSRHDAWLVEHGPNSTLQKPDSPDDGLGRLIASLGIEDQLIEANAAAAKRFVRRDGVMHSLPTSPPAFVKTPLFSVGGKLRLALEPLIGRASEEESIAQFVRRRLGQEFLDYAIEPFVSGVYAGDPKTLSVRAATAKIYALEEKYGSLIRGAIAMGKARKAAGMPAGRLVSFKQGMQSLPRAIAEKLPAGSAHLGAAVTALTPQSDGGWSIEWEQQGQAHQVTAQQVVLALPAPAAAKLVAGFAPAATQALEAIPYAPIISLALGFLKSQIDHPMDGFGFLLPRKERIATLGALFNSTLFPERSDERHALLTCFIGGAMNPGVVDWDDDDVIKQVTRDLDQCLGVRGDAVFGRLTRYQAAIPQYTLGHLSRIAAVNAALAPFAGLYTRANWRDGISVADCVLHAEKCAHNLLATQ; translated from the coding sequence ATGTCCGTCTCCTCCGCTTCCGTCGCCATCATCGGCGGCGGCGTCTCCGGTCTGGCCACCGCCTGGTTTCTGCATCAGGCGGGCTGCGATGTGCAGCTGTTCGAATCCCGCACTGAAGCAGGCGGCTCCATTCTCACCAGTCGTCACGACGCCTGGTTGGTGGAGCATGGCCCCAACTCCACGCTGCAAAAACCCGATAGCCCGGACGATGGCCTGGGACGTCTGATCGCCAGCCTGGGCATTGAAGACCAACTCATCGAGGCCAATGCGGCGGCGGCCAAGCGTTTTGTGCGCCGTGACGGCGTGATGCACAGCCTGCCCACTTCGCCGCCGGCGTTTGTGAAAACGCCGCTGTTCAGCGTCGGCGGCAAACTGCGTCTGGCGCTCGAACCGTTGATTGGCCGCGCCAGCGAAGAGGAGAGCATCGCTCAGTTCGTGCGGCGGCGTTTGGGTCAGGAGTTTTTGGATTACGCCATCGAGCCATTCGTCTCCGGCGTCTATGCGGGTGACCCCAAAACCCTCTCCGTGCGCGCCGCCACCGCCAAGATCTACGCCCTGGAGGAGAAATATGGCTCGCTGATTCGCGGCGCCATCGCCATGGGTAAGGCGCGCAAGGCGGCGGGGATGCCCGCCGGACGGTTGGTCTCCTTCAAACAGGGGATGCAGAGCCTGCCCCGCGCCATTGCCGAGAAACTGCCCGCAGGCAGCGCGCATCTGGGCGCCGCCGTGACAGCGCTGACGCCGCAATCCGATGGCGGCTGGTCCATTGAGTGGGAGCAGCAGGGGCAAGCGCATCAGGTGACCGCCCAGCAGGTGGTATTGGCCCTGCCCGCTCCGGCGGCGGCCAAGCTGGTGGCGGGATTCGCCCCGGCGGCGACCCAGGCGTTGGAGGCGATCCCCTATGCGCCCATCATCTCCCTGGCGCTGGGCTTTCTCAAATCGCAGATCGACCACCCCATGGACGGCTTTGGCTTTCTGCTGCCGCGTAAAGAGCGCATCGCCACCCTGGGCGCGCTGTTTAACTCCACGCTATTTCCTGAGCGTAGCGATGAGCGTCATGCCTTGCTCACCTGCTTTATCGGCGGCGCCATGAATCCCGGCGTGGTGGATTGGGATGATGATGATGTGATTAAGCAAGTGACGCGGGATCTGGATCAGTGTCTGGGGGTGCGGGGCGACGCGGTGTTTGGTCGTTTGACCCGTTATCAGGCGGCGATTCCGCAATATACGTTGGGTCACTTGTCGCGTATTGCGGCGGTGAATGCGGCGTTGGCGCCGTTTGCCGGGCTCTATACCCGCGCCAACTGGCGCGACGGCATCTCTGTGGCTGATTGCGTGTTACACGCCGAAAAGTGTGCGCACAATCTGCTCGCGACACAGTAA
- a CDS encoding AI-2E family transporter → MTHPFPHRAAFYQESFVLILVLLAVAGLLWLFSPFAPGLFLAGLLATATYPLYWRLQNSPRLTGDAASAIMSVAVVLIVVGPLLYLLIASGVMVARLAAEGQAFLATMGDSPEQIRAALMAKVHALPLPDDQVDALMAWLMENRQELAARLAKGALFLFRAVGDNGAAFLSSLLLTAFALFFFYRDGPAMARRFMHLTPLQNCYDTIIMRRFAALSSVLTLSTVGIAFIQGVSFGLAALFWDLPWFYLGLAMAVAAFIPVVGGFVVWAPVSWHLYAQDQVGGAFFMAFWGAIIGGVVIDNLLRPMLMSRLGALYPAAQEDGDLNILDHTLLTVLATFGGLIHFGILGLLFGPLLAAMAITIFDLYEMIHGDWLEQEDEIDAPEPSSSDQQPAQ, encoded by the coding sequence ATGACCCATCCATTTCCCCATCGCGCCGCCTTCTACCAGGAGAGCTTTGTTCTCATTCTGGTTCTGCTGGCGGTGGCGGGCCTGCTGTGGCTCTTCTCCCCCTTTGCGCCGGGTCTGTTTCTGGCCGGATTGCTGGCCACGGCCACCTATCCGCTCTATTGGCGTCTGCAGAACTCGCCACGCCTCACCGGAGACGCCGCCAGCGCCATCATGAGCGTGGCGGTGGTGCTGATCGTGGTGGGGCCGCTGCTCTATCTGCTCATCGCCAGCGGCGTGATGGTGGCCCGGCTGGCGGCGGAGGGGCAGGCGTTTTTGGCCACCATGGGCGACTCGCCGGAACAGATCCGCGCGGCGCTGATGGCCAAAGTGCACGCACTGCCGCTGCCCGATGACCAAGTGGACGCGCTGATGGCGTGGTTGATGGAAAATCGCCAGGAGTTGGCGGCGCGGCTGGCCAAAGGGGCGCTGTTTCTGTTTCGCGCGGTGGGCGACAATGGCGCGGCGTTTCTCTCCTCACTGCTGCTCACCGCCTTTGCGCTGTTCTTCTTCTATCGCGACGGACCGGCCATGGCGCGCCGCTTCATGCATCTGACGCCGCTACAAAATTGCTATGATACCATCATCATGCGCCGTTTTGCCGCGCTGTCGTCGGTGTTGACGCTGAGCACCGTGGGCATCGCCTTCATTCAGGGCGTGTCGTTTGGCTTGGCGGCGCTGTTCTGGGATCTGCCGTGGTTTTACTTGGGACTGGCCATGGCGGTGGCGGCGTTTATTCCGGTGGTGGGCGGGTTTGTGGTGTGGGCGCCAGTGAGCTGGCATCTCTACGCCCAGGATCAGGTGGGCGGGGCCTTCTTCATGGCGTTTTGGGGCGCCATCATCGGCGGCGTGGTGATCGACAATCTGCTGCGTCCCATGCTCATGAGCCGCTTGGGCGCGCTCTATCCAGCGGCGCAGGAGGATGGCGACCTCAATATTCTGGATCACACCTTACTCACCGTACTGGCCACCTTCGGCGGTTTGATCCACTTCGGCATTCTCGGACTGCTGTTTGGACCGCTGCTGGCGGCCATGGCCATCACCATTTTCGATCTCTACGAGATGATCCATGGCGATTGGTTGGAGCAGGAGGATGAGATCGATGCGCCAGAACCCTCCTCTTCCGATCAGCAACCCGCGCAATAG
- a CDS encoding YnfA family protein translates to MTLIKISLLFMATAVAEIVGCYLPWLVIKQDKPLWLLLPAAGSLALFAWLLTLHPNAAGRTYAAYGGMYIAVALVWLRVVDGVTLTRWDLVGAGVALTGMAIIALQPSTGG, encoded by the coding sequence TTGACGCTGATCAAAATCTCCCTGCTGTTCATGGCCACCGCAGTGGCGGAGATCGTCGGCTGCTATCTACCCTGGCTGGTGATCAAGCAGGATAAACCCCTATGGTTGCTGCTCCCCGCCGCGGGCAGTCTGGCGCTGTTTGCATGGCTGTTGACCCTGCACCCCAACGCTGCGGGCAGGACCTACGCCGCCTATGGCGGCATGTATATCGCCGTGGCGCTGGTCTGGCTGCGGGTGGTGGATGGCGTGACGCTGACGCGCTGGGATCTGGTCGGCGCGGGGGTAGCGCTGACCGGCATGGCCATCATCGCGCTACAGCCCTCCACCGGCGGCTAA
- the fliQ gene encoding flagellar biosynthesis protein FliQ: MPVETVQSLVLEALRIALMISAPMLVTALIVGVAISLLQAVTQIQEMTLTFIPKILATFLALMITLPWMIQTLVDYFQNLFNSIPTLLG; the protein is encoded by the coding sequence ATGCCCGTAGAAACAGTCCAATCCCTGGTGCTCGAAGCGCTGCGCATTGCGCTGATGATCTCCGCGCCCATGCTGGTCACCGCGCTGATCGTCGGTGTAGCGATCTCGCTGTTGCAGGCGGTCACGCAGATCCAGGAGATGACGCTGACCTTTATCCCCAAGATTCTCGCCACCTTCCTGGCGCTGATGATCACCCTGCCGTGGATGATCCAGACGCTGGTGGATTACTTCCAAAACCTGTTCAATTCCATCCCCACGCTGTTGGGTTAG
- the fliR gene encoding flagellar biosynthetic protein FliR yields MDPMALMDFLGFSVGEVERMALVLARLTGLFLAAPFFSRAIGPMRVRVTLLLAITLVIYPLVPPWPGEGGASAWELGTTAFVEALIGAIVGMLAHWVLVAVQVAGTIMGFEMGLSMAMVMDPTSGVQEGVLSNLLYMTSLMIFLAVNGHHWMLEGIARSFTSLPLGQGLPESAILYEAALQGFMRMFELSILIAAPVVVASKILYLGMGLINRASPQIQVFFVAMPIAQMMGFFIMGLTLAIFSQVMVREMEAFANLAFSVVNLR; encoded by the coding sequence ATGGATCCCATGGCGCTGATGGATTTTCTCGGTTTCTCAGTGGGCGAAGTGGAGCGCATGGCGCTGGTGCTGGCGCGTCTGACCGGGCTGTTTCTGGCCGCGCCGTTCTTCTCCCGCGCCATTGGCCCCATGCGTGTGCGCGTCACCCTGCTGCTGGCCATTACGCTGGTCATCTATCCCCTGGTTCCGCCGTGGCCGGGGGAGGGGGGCGCGTCGGCGTGGGAGTTGGGAACCACGGCGTTTGTTGAGGCGCTCATCGGCGCCATTGTGGGCATGCTGGCGCACTGGGTGTTGGTGGCGGTGCAGGTGGCGGGCACCATCATGGGCTTCGAAATGGGCCTGTCCATGGCCATGGTGATGGACCCCACCTCCGGCGTGCAGGAGGGCGTGCTCTCCAACCTGCTCTATATGACCAGCCTGATGATCTTTCTGGCGGTCAACGGACACCACTGGATGCTCGAAGGAATTGCGCGTTCGTTCACCAGTCTGCCGTTGGGGCAGGGGTTGCCCGAGAGCGCCATTCTGTATGAGGCGGCGCTACAGGGCTTCATGCGTATGTTCGAACTGTCGATTCTCATCGCTGCGCCGGTAGTGGTGGCGTCAAAGATCCTCTATTTGGGCATGGGCTTGATCAACCGCGCTTCGCCACAGATTCAGGTGTTTTTCGTCGCCATGCCCATTGCGCAGATGATGGGCTTTTTCATCATGGGCCTGACGTTGGCGATCTTCAGTCAGGTGATGGTGCGAGAGATGGAGGCGTTCGCCAATCTGGCGTTTAGCGTGGTGAACCTCCGGTAA
- the flhB gene encoding flagellar biosynthesis protein FlhB: MADEDKDQKTEEPTGKRLADARQKGQVVTSREVATAVLMFAAMALFWLQGSNLWLSLQEKMMFLLSGQIQGDLTQPGMIVLLRELLIAMLVDLAPFFGVFVVMAVLSALIQHGWLFTFEPIQPKLSKLNPIQGVKRLFSMRSVVEAIKSVFKIIIVGIAVYLGVKNNTEQIMGLADTTIAEMLSTLVSDSFAVMWRVTVAFILMAIFDFIYQKYEHIKGMRMTKQEVKDEMKQMEGDPLLKGRIRQIQRELAQSRMMQEVPKADVVITNPTHYAIALRYTPGEMSAPMLIAKGKGHIALRIREIAEENNIPRVENPPLARTLYRDVEVEQAIPPQLFKAVAEVLAYVYNLRGRSEQMAQRVLHRNAVHRETA, translated from the coding sequence ATGGCGGACGAAGATAAGGACCAGAAGACAGAAGAACCCACAGGCAAACGTCTGGCCGACGCACGACAAAAAGGCCAGGTGGTGACCTCCCGTGAGGTGGCTACAGCGGTGCTGATGTTCGCCGCCATGGCGCTGTTCTGGTTGCAGGGCTCCAATCTCTGGCTCTCCCTGCAAGAGAAGATGATGTTTCTGCTCTCGGGGCAGATTCAAGGCGATCTGACCCAACCGGGCATGATCGTCCTGCTGCGCGAGCTGCTCATCGCCATGTTGGTGGATCTGGCGCCCTTCTTTGGCGTATTTGTGGTGATGGCGGTCCTTTCCGCGCTGATTCAACACGGCTGGCTGTTCACCTTCGAGCCGATTCAGCCCAAGCTCTCCAAACTCAACCCCATTCAAGGGGTCAAGCGTCTGTTCTCCATGCGTTCGGTGGTGGAGGCGATCAAATCCGTCTTCAAAATCATCATCGTCGGCATCGCCGTCTATCTGGGGGTGAAGAACAACACCGAACAGATTATGGGATTGGCCGACACCACCATTGCGGAGATGCTCTCCACCCTGGTCTCCGACTCCTTCGCCGTGATGTGGCGGGTGACGGTGGCGTTCATTCTGATGGCGATTTTCGACTTCATCTATCAGAAGTACGAACACATCAAAGGCATGCGCATGACCAAGCAGGAGGTCAAAGATGAGATGAAGCAGATGGAGGGTGATCCGCTGCTCAAAGGGCGCATCCGGCAGATTCAGCGCGAATTGGCCCAGAGCCGCATGATGCAGGAGGTGCCCAAGGCCGATGTGGTGATCACCAACCCGACCCACTACGCCATTGCACTGCGCTATACGCCCGGCGAGATGAGCGCGCCCATGCTCATCGCCAAGGGCAAGGGCCATATTGCGCTGCGCATTCGCGAAATCGCCGAAGAGAACAACATTCCCCGGGTGGAGAACCCACCGCTGGCGCGCACCCTCTATCGCGACGTGGAGGTGGAGCAGGCGATTCCGCCGCAACTGTTCAAGGCGGTGGCCGAAGTGCTGGCCTATGTCTACAACCTGCGCGGACGCAGCGAACAGATGGCGCAGCGGGTGCTGCATCGCAACGCTGTGCATCGGGAAACCGCTTGA
- a CDS encoding AbrB/MazE/SpoVT family DNA-binding domain-containing protein: MPTATLTSKGQITLPKAVRDHFHLHPGDKVSFQLTTDGAVILTPLNADITELAGILHQPKRAPVTLEQMDAAIATEAKKQAR; the protein is encoded by the coding sequence ATGCCCACCGCAACGCTCACCAGTAAAGGACAGATCACCCTGCCTAAGGCGGTGCGGGACCATTTTCACCTGCATCCAGGCGATAAGGTCTCTTTCCAACTCACAACGGATGGCGCGGTGATTCTCACGCCCCTAAATGCGGATATCACGGAATTGGCGGGTATTCTGCACCAACCCAAACGCGCGCCGGTAACACTGGAACAGATGGATGCCGCCATCGCCACAGAGGCAAAAAAACAGGCGCGATGA
- a CDS encoding PIN domain-containing protein gives MIGLDTNVLVRFLTWDEPTQAQQATQYIQQHCTPQTPGRITLIVICELVWVLRSAYEISHGDILDTIERIANAAYFDVERIDLLRAALVQARENTLDLPDCLIALSNQQAGCRHTITLDKHAAKHNPFFHLLS, from the coding sequence ATGATTGGTCTGGACACCAACGTTCTGGTTCGATTCCTCACTTGGGACGAACCAACACAGGCGCAGCAGGCGACGCAATACATTCAACAACACTGCACGCCACAAACGCCGGGACGCATCACCCTGATTGTGATTTGTGAGCTGGTCTGGGTGCTCAGATCCGCCTATGAAATTTCCCATGGGGATATTCTCGACACCATCGAACGCATCGCCAACGCCGCCTATTTTGATGTAGAGCGGATCGACCTACTGCGCGCTGCTTTGGTTCAAGCTCGAGAGAATACGCTGGATCTGCCGGATTGTCTGATCGCTCTGAGCAATCAACAGGCGGGATGCCGTCACACCATCACGCTGGACAAACACGCGGCCAAGCACAATCCATTCTTTCACCTTCTCAGCTGA